One Thermicanus aegyptius DSM 12793 DNA segment encodes these proteins:
- the nagZ gene encoding beta-N-acetylhexosaminidase, with the protein MSLEEKIGQLLLVGIEGTEVDEKTRDLLGKYHVGGFILYERNVKGAEQLLALLNRLKALNHMENGEKAIPLFLSVDEEGGKISRMPKEFTPLPANRKIGMINRVDFSYKIGRIIAKVLSSFGYNMDFAPVLDINSNPKNPVIGDRSFGDQVKVVTTLGVKTMEGIQAGKVIPVVKHFPGHGDTSVDSHDELPRVGKSLEELKTFELLPFKRAMENKADAVMVSHILLPEIDPDYPSSMSKKVIFHLLRQALHFEGVVITDDMTMGAIVKNFPIEKAAVQAVLAGSDLILVAHGHKEEVKVYEALKKAVEAGILSIERVDESLYRILSLKEKYQLRDSPISQVDVDGINREIQNLLKKYLPSP; encoded by the coding sequence ATGAGCCTTGAAGAAAAGATCGGTCAACTTCTGCTGGTGGGAATCGAAGGAACTGAAGTGGATGAAAAGACGAGGGATTTGCTCGGGAAATACCATGTGGGAGGATTCATCCTTTACGAACGCAATGTAAAGGGGGCTGAGCAGCTTCTTGCGTTATTAAACCGATTGAAAGCACTGAACCACATGGAGAACGGAGAAAAGGCGATTCCCCTCTTTCTGTCCGTCGACGAGGAGGGAGGCAAGATTAGCCGAATGCCGAAAGAATTTACCCCTCTTCCTGCCAACCGGAAAATCGGGATGATAAATCGAGTAGATTTCTCTTACAAAATCGGAAGGATCATTGCCAAGGTGCTTTCCTCCTTCGGGTATAATATGGATTTTGCTCCTGTCTTAGACATAAACAGCAATCCGAAAAATCCCGTCATCGGTGATCGTTCCTTTGGAGATCAGGTAAAGGTGGTCACCACTCTCGGGGTAAAAACGATGGAGGGGATTCAGGCGGGAAAGGTGATCCCGGTGGTGAAGCACTTCCCCGGGCATGGCGATACCTCGGTTGATTCCCACGACGAACTTCCCAGGGTTGGGAAAAGCCTTGAAGAATTAAAGACGTTTGAACTGCTGCCGTTTAAGAGGGCGATGGAGAATAAAGCGGATGCGGTGATGGTCTCCCACATTCTCTTGCCTGAGATTGATCCCGATTATCCTTCTTCCATGTCGAAAAAGGTGATTTTTCATCTTTTACGTCAAGCGCTCCATTTTGAAGGGGTGGTGATCACAGATGATATGACGATGGGGGCCATCGTAAAAAATTTTCCCATCGAAAAAGCGGCGGTTCAAGCTGTTTTAGCCGGAAGTGATTTGATCCTGGTAGCCCATGGGCATAAGGAAGAGGTTAAGGTTTATGAAGCGTTAAAAAAGGCGGTAGAAGCGGGCATCCTATCCATTGAGCGGGTAGATGAAAGCCTCTATCGCATTTTATCACTAAAAGAAAAATATCAACTCCGAGACTCTCCTATATCCCAAGTGGATGTGGATGGCATCAATCGGGAGATACAAAACCTGCTGAAAAAATATCTTCCTTCCCCTTGA